One Synechococcus sp. JA-2-3B'a(2-13) genomic window carries:
- a CDS encoding succinate dehydrogenase/fumarate reductase iron-sulfur subunit: MRVEFQIFRQLPPEPPRWQSFWLETSPGATILDCLNQIKWEQDGSLAFRKNCRNTICGSCAMRINGRAALACGRHVGEELDPRSPQPQPIRIGPLGNLPVLRDLVVDMQPFWNDLSRVDPFVSTAGRRIPEREFLQLPAEREHLNAAGGCILCGACYSDCNAKEVNPEFVGPHALARANRLVQDSRDSQREQRLQALDSLAGVWGCTRCWNCNSVCPMGVAPLDQITELKQGILSRPVDKTAALPTDRSRQHAVRAIRTESLPIAIRHRKTLVQLVRSGGWIDERRFALQVVGRDPKGLLSLVPLGLRLLVRGKFPFRFQPSSGAATVRRLIDTVRQEGRDPL; the protein is encoded by the coding sequence TTGCGAGTAGAATTTCAGATTTTCCGACAGTTGCCGCCGGAGCCGCCCCGCTGGCAGTCCTTCTGGCTGGAGACATCCCCTGGCGCCACCATTCTCGATTGCCTCAACCAGATCAAGTGGGAGCAGGATGGCAGCTTGGCCTTCCGCAAAAACTGCCGCAACACCATCTGTGGCAGTTGCGCCATGCGCATCAACGGTAGGGCAGCCTTGGCTTGTGGCCGACATGTGGGCGAAGAGCTGGATCCCCGCAGCCCCCAGCCGCAGCCTATTCGCATCGGCCCTCTGGGAAACCTGCCCGTTCTGCGGGATCTGGTGGTGGATATGCAGCCCTTCTGGAACGATCTCAGCCGGGTGGATCCCTTTGTCAGCACGGCGGGGCGACGCATCCCGGAGCGAGAGTTTTTACAGCTGCCTGCCGAACGGGAGCATCTCAACGCTGCCGGTGGCTGTATTCTCTGCGGAGCCTGCTATTCCGATTGCAATGCCAAAGAGGTGAACCCAGAGTTTGTCGGCCCCCATGCTCTGGCCAGAGCCAACCGCCTCGTCCAAGACAGCCGCGACAGCCAACGGGAACAACGCCTGCAGGCTCTGGATAGCTTGGCTGGTGTCTGGGGCTGTACCCGCTGCTGGAACTGCAACAGCGTCTGCCCGATGGGCGTGGCACCTCTGGATCAAATCACCGAACTCAAACAGGGGATCCTCTCCCGCCCTGTAGACAAGACCGCTGCTCTGCCCACCGACCGTTCCCGCCAGCACGCTGTTCGCGCTATTCGGACGGAGTCCTTGCCCATAGCCATCCGCCACCGCAAGACTCTGGTGCAACTGGTGCGCTCCGGTGGTTGGATAGATGAGCGCCGCTTTGCCCTGCAGGTGGTGGGCCGGGATCCCAAAGGGCTGCTCAGCTTGGTGCCTCTGGGGCTGCGCCTGTTGGTCAGGGGCAAATTTCCCTTTCGCTTCCAGCCCTCTTCAGGGGCGGCGACGGTACGGCGGCTTATCGACACAGTTAGGCAGGAAGGAAGGGATCCCCTCTAG
- a CDS encoding peptidylprolyl isomerase: protein MTQRAQGFWQWGSLCRIGLYVAALLCGVALWGIPALALPQGDAITDPRTLLRRALPISETKLLEVDEAISKIDADLKYNRWSAVRGDVRQVEHLLDRHGDSLLASLPPDRVTPASEQMAALREQLRVIGQASERKSKGKEEARAAYDRLVDELGSLENNWVGAFPYTVPAEYADKPQLLGRAEVELNTTAGRMVITLDGYSAPLTAGNFADLVQRGFYDGLTFDRVETFFLAQAGDPPGPADGYVDPATGKIRTIPMEIRAKGEVMPRYGQTFDQMGLWDVEPALPFSAEGTVAMARYPDDPNSASSQFFIFMAEPDLTPAGLNLMDGRYAVFGYVTEGTEVLRHIKVGDRILSARLISGQDNLKTGA, encoded by the coding sequence ATGACGCAGCGTGCCCAAGGATTTTGGCAATGGGGATCCCTTTGCCGGATTGGCCTCTACGTAGCTGCTCTGCTCTGCGGGGTGGCGCTCTGGGGGATCCCGGCCTTGGCTCTGCCCCAGGGGGATGCCATTACCGATCCACGTACCCTCTTGCGGCGGGCGCTACCCATCTCAGAAACGAAGCTGCTGGAGGTTGATGAAGCCATCTCCAAAATCGACGCCGACCTGAAGTACAACCGCTGGTCGGCAGTGCGGGGAGATGTGCGCCAGGTAGAGCACCTCTTGGATCGCCATGGAGATTCCCTGCTGGCCAGCTTGCCTCCGGATCGGGTGACCCCAGCCTCTGAACAGATGGCTGCGCTGCGGGAGCAGTTGCGGGTGATCGGCCAAGCCAGCGAGCGCAAATCCAAAGGCAAAGAAGAGGCCCGCGCTGCCTACGACCGTCTAGTGGACGAGTTGGGATCCCTCGAAAACAACTGGGTGGGGGCTTTCCCCTACACAGTGCCTGCTGAGTATGCCGACAAACCTCAGCTCTTGGGGCGGGCAGAGGTGGAGCTAAACACCACCGCTGGGCGCATGGTGATCACCTTGGATGGCTACAGCGCCCCCCTCACTGCCGGCAACTTCGCCGACTTGGTGCAGCGGGGCTTCTACGATGGCCTGACCTTTGACCGGGTGGAGACCTTCTTCCTGGCGCAGGCCGGGGATCCCCCTGGCCCTGCCGATGGCTATGTGGATCCCGCCACCGGAAAAATTCGCACCATTCCTATGGAGATTCGCGCCAAAGGCGAGGTGATGCCCCGCTACGGCCAAACTTTTGATCAGATGGGCCTGTGGGATGTGGAGCCGGCCTTGCCTTTTTCTGCCGAAGGGACGGTGGCCATGGCCCGCTATCCCGACGATCCCAACAGCGCTTCTTCCCAGTTTTTCATCTTCATGGCCGAACCGGATCTCACCCCCGCTGGGCTCAACCTGATGGATGGCCGCTATGCGGTGTTCGGCTACGTTACCGAGGGAACGGAGGTGCTGCGCCACATCAAAGTGGGGGATCGGATTTTGAGTGCCAGATTGATTTCCGGCCAAGACAACCTCAAAACTGGAGCCTAG
- a CDS encoding vWA domain-containing protein: MGSCLVGCGSSGGTGIDPSAVGSQARLTFNGALTRSFSGTQGEMEFNIALLQGGDPPQPITQLSASQVSLQVNRVTDLLGIPQPVTLTLTPTRIENPPPDLPQRPLLMAVLMDGSGSLLVLDPQSRRFLAVFRLLDQFRPAPLDLGAILRFDNRGAGFGLTALGQPLRTAQLLQDFTGDKELLRRGVLRAVPGGNTALYDATVEAGRFLSDFRPTERFNRRLVVFTDGIDNESTRSINQATQELTTLARERGQKLTVYVVGLGVDLNLLELQRLAAATEGTFVLARFADQLS, from the coding sequence GTGGGAAGCTGCCTTGTCGGCTGTGGCTCTTCCGGCGGTACAGGCATTGATCCGTCTGCTGTGGGATCCCAAGCTCGCCTGACGTTCAATGGGGCTCTGACCCGCTCCTTTTCTGGCACACAAGGGGAAATGGAGTTCAACATCGCCCTCTTGCAAGGCGGGGATCCGCCCCAACCAATAACCCAGCTCTCTGCCAGTCAGGTCAGCCTGCAGGTAAACCGGGTAACCGATTTGCTAGGGATCCCGCAGCCGGTAACCTTGACCCTGACACCCACCCGGATCGAGAACCCCCCGCCGGATCTGCCTCAGCGGCCTTTGCTCATGGCAGTGCTGATGGATGGCTCAGGCAGCTTGCTGGTTTTGGATCCCCAATCTCGGCGCTTCCTGGCTGTTTTTCGGCTCTTGGATCAATTTCGCCCTGCACCCCTGGATCTGGGCGCCATTCTGCGCTTTGACAACCGGGGGGCAGGTTTTGGCCTTACAGCCCTGGGGCAGCCTCTGCGCACAGCTCAGCTATTGCAGGACTTCACCGGCGACAAAGAGCTGCTGAGACGAGGCGTTTTGCGCGCTGTTCCGGGGGGGAACACTGCCCTCTACGATGCCACGGTAGAAGCCGGGCGTTTCTTGAGCGACTTTCGGCCCACCGAGCGTTTCAACCGCCGCTTGGTGGTATTCACCGATGGGATTGACAACGAAAGCACCCGCTCCATCAACCAAGCTACTCAGGAGCTGACAACTTTGGCCAGAGAGCGAGGACAAAAACTCACCGTGTATGTGGTTGGGTTGGGGGTCGATTTGAATCTTCTGGAGTTACAGCGTCTGGCTGCAGCTACTGAGGGGACTTTTGTGCTGGCACGGTTTGCGGATCAACTTAGCTAA
- the tyrS gene encoding tyrosine--tRNA ligase, producing the protein MIAQIVERGVAEIFPGGAAALAERLAQADRPLRVKLGIDPTRPDLHLGHSVVLRKLRQFQDAGHVAILLIGDFTALVGDPTGQSEARPRLTPAEVEENARTYLEQAGKILDFETPGRLEVRRNSEWLAHLTLSELIELQAQMTVGQMLAKEDFAQRYQAGTPVYLHEFLYPLLQGYDSVALAADVELGGTDQRFNLLTGRDLQIWKGQAPQFCLTVPLLEGLDGYQKMSKSKNNYVGLTEDPLTMYSKLEKVPDHLVERYFELLTSVPLAELPQDPRQRQILLAKTLVAQFHSPAAAEEAQRTAQALVLDGILAETGSIPTFAIDGLSYPVKLSYILRECGLCKSAAEARRQIQGGAVRLDGQKVEDPDLEFAHASELAGRILQVGKKAFRRLVKGAD; encoded by the coding sequence TTGATAGCCCAAATTGTTGAGCGGGGAGTGGCCGAGATCTTTCCAGGAGGAGCTGCTGCCCTGGCGGAGCGCTTGGCGCAAGCGGATCGTCCCCTGCGGGTGAAGCTGGGCATCGATCCCACCCGACCGGATCTGCACCTGGGGCATTCGGTGGTGTTGCGCAAGCTGCGGCAGTTTCAGGATGCGGGCCATGTGGCCATTTTGCTCATTGGGGACTTCACAGCTCTGGTAGGGGATCCCACCGGCCAATCGGAGGCCCGTCCCCGCCTCACCCCGGCAGAAGTGGAGGAAAACGCCCGCACCTACTTGGAGCAGGCCGGCAAGATCTTGGATTTTGAGACCCCTGGCCGGCTGGAGGTGCGCCGCAACAGCGAGTGGCTGGCCCACCTGACTCTCAGCGAGCTGATCGAACTCCAGGCCCAGATGACGGTGGGGCAGATGCTGGCCAAAGAAGACTTTGCCCAGCGCTACCAAGCCGGGACGCCGGTATACTTGCACGAATTTCTCTATCCCCTCCTGCAGGGCTACGACTCGGTGGCTCTGGCAGCCGACGTAGAACTGGGGGGAACCGACCAGCGCTTTAACCTGCTCACCGGTCGGGATCTGCAAATTTGGAAGGGCCAAGCGCCGCAGTTTTGCCTGACGGTGCCGCTTTTGGAGGGGCTGGACGGGTACCAGAAAATGTCCAAGTCCAAAAACAACTACGTGGGGCTGACTGAGGATCCCCTCACCATGTACTCCAAGCTGGAGAAGGTGCCGGATCACCTGGTGGAGCGCTACTTTGAGTTGCTCACCTCAGTGCCCCTTGCCGAGCTGCCGCAGGATCCCCGCCAGCGGCAGATCCTCCTAGCCAAGACCCTAGTGGCCCAGTTTCACTCCCCTGCAGCGGCAGAAGAGGCCCAGCGCACCGCCCAAGCCCTGGTGCTAGACGGTATTCTTGCCGAAACGGGATCCATCCCCACCTTTGCCATCGATGGGTTGTCTTACCCTGTTAAACTCAGCTACATCCTGCGTGAGTGTGGCCTGTGCAAGAGTGCCGCCGAGGCCCGTCGGCAGATTCAAGGGGGCGCCGTGCGGCTGGATGGGCAAAAGGTGGAGGATCCCGACCTGGAGTTTGCCCATGCCTCGGAGCTGGCCGGGCGGATTTTGCAGGTGGGCAAAAAGGCCTTTCGTCGGCTAGTGAAAGGCGCAGATTAG
- a CDS encoding transglycosylase domain-containing protein — MTYGRRPLARRARKPGLERFSNSPFSRSGFDEHADYTPPTRPSRIAQVAGVVGNLLLGSLLLGSTATAAGLVGLAISFRNLPDVHQLRDYVPIATTHIVDIRGEPIASLHGEANREVISLEQVSPEMKKALLAIEDSHFYTHPGINPVSLGRAILGSVEGGIGSAGGGSTLTMQLVKNLFLRPERTLSRKVAEIVLAVRLEQVFSKDEILEMYLNQVYWGHNLYGIQAAARSYFNKDASELNLAEAAMLAGILPAPETLSPFRNLEGAKRRQHLVLDRLVELKWITPEEAQAAREQKLTLGRITSFQSNAPAVTDAIEAELRRRYGEQALMQGGLRVQSTIDLRLQRLAQRIVNEDGPRIGAARRADQMALAAVDPRTGYVKAIVGGINAQRGQFNRATQAFRQTGSTFKPYVYYAALASGRYSPGSILEDTPVTYPGSPPYSPKNYDNTFYGPLTFARALELSRNVPTVKLADDVGIRNVIAAAQATGITAEMFPNLATALGSASVSPLEMAASYAVFANGGYRVEPTLLAQVVDRNGQILFEARPQPQRVLDPWAVATLNQILKGVVTQGTGTAARLDDGRPVAGKTGTTSDFRDAWFIGYVPQLSTAIWIGNDNNSPMLPGTAGGAFVAPTWKRFMTEALQGIPPQDFPSPHQFPPPRP; from the coding sequence GTGACCTACGGTCGCAGACCATTGGCCCGCCGGGCGAGAAAGCCGGGGTTGGAGCGTTTCTCCAATTCCCCCTTTTCCCGATCGGGGTTTGACGAGCATGCCGACTATACCCCACCCACCCGCCCCTCCCGGATTGCCCAGGTTGCCGGTGTGGTGGGCAATCTGTTGCTGGGATCCCTGCTCTTGGGATCCACGGCAACGGCTGCCGGATTGGTGGGGCTGGCCATTAGCTTTCGCAACTTGCCGGACGTGCATCAATTGCGGGATTACGTGCCCATTGCCACCACCCACATTGTCGATATTCGGGGCGAGCCCATTGCCAGCCTACACGGGGAGGCCAACCGGGAAGTGATCTCCCTTGAACAGGTCTCGCCGGAGATGAAAAAGGCCTTGCTGGCCATTGAAGACAGCCACTTTTACACCCATCCAGGCATTAATCCGGTCAGCTTGGGCCGGGCGATCCTAGGCAGTGTGGAGGGGGGTATAGGCTCGGCGGGGGGGGGATCCACCCTGACAATGCAGTTGGTCAAGAACCTGTTTTTGAGGCCGGAGCGTACCCTCAGCCGTAAAGTCGCCGAGATCGTGTTGGCGGTGCGCCTAGAACAGGTCTTCAGCAAAGACGAGATCCTGGAGATGTACCTCAACCAGGTGTACTGGGGGCACAATCTCTACGGCATCCAGGCGGCGGCCCGCAGCTACTTCAACAAGGATGCGTCTGAACTGAACTTGGCTGAAGCGGCGATGTTGGCTGGGATCCTGCCGGCCCCGGAAACCCTCAGCCCCTTTCGCAACCTGGAGGGAGCCAAACGGCGGCAACACCTGGTGCTGGATCGTCTGGTGGAGCTGAAGTGGATTACCCCCGAGGAAGCCCAGGCGGCGCGGGAGCAAAAGCTGACCTTAGGCCGCATTACCTCCTTTCAAAGTAACGCCCCAGCAGTTACCGACGCCATTGAGGCGGAGCTGCGGCGCCGCTATGGGGAACAAGCTCTAATGCAAGGAGGTCTGCGGGTTCAGTCCACCATCGATCTGCGTCTGCAGCGCCTTGCCCAGCGCATTGTCAATGAAGATGGCCCCCGCATTGGGGCAGCTCGTCGTGCCGATCAAATGGCTTTGGCGGCAGTGGATCCCCGTACCGGCTATGTGAAAGCCATTGTGGGCGGGATCAACGCTCAGCGGGGCCAATTTAACCGCGCCACCCAGGCGTTTCGCCAAACGGGATCCACCTTTAAGCCCTATGTGTACTACGCGGCTCTGGCCAGCGGGCGCTATTCACCCGGCAGCATCTTGGAAGATACCCCCGTCACCTATCCCGGCTCGCCACCCTACAGCCCGAAAAACTACGACAACACCTTCTATGGCCCCCTCACCTTTGCTCGGGCTTTGGAGCTCTCCCGCAACGTGCCCACGGTCAAGTTGGCCGATGATGTCGGGATCCGCAACGTCATTGCAGCGGCTCAGGCCACGGGTATTACTGCCGAGATGTTCCCCAACTTGGCTACAGCTCTGGGCTCGGCCAGCGTCAGCCCCCTGGAGATGGCGGCCAGCTATGCGGTCTTTGCCAATGGCGGATATCGGGTGGAGCCGACCCTCTTGGCCCAGGTGGTGGATCGCAACGGCCAAATCCTCTTCGAGGCCAGGCCTCAGCCGCAGCGGGTTTTGGATCCCTGGGCGGTGGCTACGCTCAACCAAATCCTCAAAGGGGTAGTGACCCAAGGCACCGGGACGGCGGCTCGTTTGGATGACGGGCGACCCGTGGCCGGTAAAACCGGCACCACCTCCGATTTCCGCGACGCTTGGTTCATCGGCTACGTGCCGCAACTGTCCACCGCCATTTGGATCGGCAACGACAACAACTCTCCCATGCTGCCCGGCACCGCCGGCGGGGCCTTTGTTGCCCCCACCTGGAAGCGCTTTATGACCGAGGCTCTGCAAGGGATCCCACCTCAGGACTTCCCCAGCCCGCATCAATTTCCCCCTCCCCGACCATGA